One window of Bacteroides sp. AN502(2024) genomic DNA carries:
- a CDS encoding methyltransferase domain-containing protein, producing the protein MEKLSINACPVCGGAHLKRVMTCTDFYASGEQFELYSCEDCGFTFTQGVPVEAEIGKYYEAPDYISHTDTRKGAMNSIYHYVRSYMLGRKARLVAKEAHRKTGRLLDIGTGTGYFPDTMIRRGWKVEAVEKSPQAREFAKLHFDLDVKPESALEEFVPGSFDVITLWHVMEHLEHLGEVWQRLHELLTEKGVLIVAVPNCSSYDAKRYGEYWAAYDVPRHLWHFTPGTIQQLASRHGFIMAARHPMPFDAFYVSMLSEKHRGSSCSFLKGMFAGILAWLNALGRKERSSSMIYVFRKKR; encoded by the coding sequence ATGGAGAAACTCAGTATAAATGCTTGTCCGGTGTGTGGCGGCGCGCATTTGAAACGCGTCATGACTTGTACGGATTTTTATGCTTCGGGCGAACAGTTTGAACTGTATTCGTGTGAGGACTGTGGATTTACATTCACACAAGGAGTTCCCGTGGAGGCGGAGATAGGCAAGTATTATGAGGCTCCCGACTATATCTCTCACACTGATACGCGCAAGGGTGCGATGAATAGCATCTACCATTATGTACGTTCCTATATGCTGGGCCGCAAAGCGCGCTTGGTAGCGAAGGAAGCGCATCGTAAAACAGGGCGTTTGCTTGATATAGGTACGGGAACCGGTTACTTTCCCGATACGATGATTCGTCGGGGCTGGAAAGTGGAGGCGGTGGAGAAAAGTCCGCAGGCGCGTGAGTTTGCGAAGCTGCATTTTGATCTGGACGTAAAGCCCGAATCTGCTTTGGAGGAGTTTGTGCCCGGTAGCTTTGATGTTATTACCCTTTGGCATGTGATGGAGCATTTGGAACACCTTGGTGAAGTCTGGCAGCGACTTCATGAGTTACTGACTGAAAAAGGAGTACTGATTGTGGCAGTGCCCAATTGCTCTTCTTATGATGCCAAACGCTACGGTGAATATTGGGCGGCTTATGACGTTCCCCGTCATCTTTGGCATTTCACTCCGGGCACTATACAACAGCTGGCTTCCCGTCATGGTTTTATTATGGCGGCTCGTCATCCGATGCCGTTCGATGCGTTTTACGTATCCATGCTGAGCGAAAAACATCGTGGCAGTTCATGCAGTTTCCTGAAAGGGATGTTTGCCGGGATATTAGCATGGTTGAATGCTTTAGGACGTAAAGAACGCAGTAGTTCCATGATTTATGTATTTCGAAAAAAAAGATAA
- a CDS encoding macro domain-containing protein, translating to MINYIKYGDIFALPDVHCYAHGCNCAGAMGKGIALQFKHRYPNMYLQYKKLCKDGVFKLGDIFEYRLNDEYVYNLGTQKDWKTKATLDALRNSVWKMLESATKQNITAIAMPKIGAGLGGLVWEDVKYILETAALHFPDVDIIVVENYQQVNRI from the coding sequence ATGATTAATTATATAAAATATGGGGATATTTTCGCGTTACCTGATGTGCACTGTTATGCACATGGTTGTAATTGTGCTGGTGCAATGGGGAAAGGAATCGCATTGCAATTTAAACATAGGTATCCTAATATGTATCTTCAGTACAAAAAGTTATGTAAAGATGGAGTATTTAAATTAGGAGATATTTTTGAATATAGATTAAACGATGAATATGTATATAATTTAGGTACGCAGAAAGATTGGAAAACGAAAGCAACCCTGGATGCTTTGAGAAACTCTGTTTGGAAGATGCTTGAGTCTGCAACAAAACAAAATATTACAGCAATAGCGATGCCCAAAATTGGTGCTGGATTAGGTGGATTGGTTTGGGAAGATGTTAAGTATATACTTGAAACGGCTGCTCTGCATTTTCCAGATGTAGATATTATTGTTGTGGAGAACTATCAACAAGTAAACAGAATTTAG
- a CDS encoding HYD1 signature containing ADP-ribosyltransferase family protein, which translates to MSFIKGQNFWTGQNIAPGRNAFSLKNTPINTVEHPNAISFDNIPDIALLDNPTSSVVPESQTTLTHYTTEQGYKSIMETKQLLPSTGNIHARFGDGQYLTDLNSLDYTAGQLSRRLYRVPWNTSHLTHYIKVDVTGLNVVRNASYNYLIPNNQALDISNRIIESGITIFKVKF; encoded by the coding sequence ATGTCTTTCATTAAAGGACAAAATTTTTGGACTGGACAGAATATCGCTCCGGGAAGGAATGCGTTCTCTTTGAAGAATACACCAATAAATACGGTTGAGCATCCAAATGCTATCTCCTTTGATAATATTCCTGATATTGCGTTATTGGATAATCCTACATCGTCAGTTGTACCGGAGTCGCAAACCACTTTAACACATTATACTACAGAACAAGGGTACAAAAGCATAATGGAAACAAAACAGTTATTACCTTCTACAGGTAATATACATGCTAGATTTGGTGATGGTCAGTATTTGACAGATTTAAACTCATTAGATTATACAGCAGGTCAATTATCCAGAAGGTTATATAGAGTTCCTTGGAATACTAGCCATCTAACTCATTATATTAAGGTTGATGTGACAGGGCTAAATGTTGTAAGAAATGCTTCATACAATTATTTAATTCCAAATAATCAGGCTTTAGATATTAGTAATAGAATAATCGAAAGTGGAATAACCATTTTTAAGGTTAAATTCTAA